The following proteins come from a genomic window of Marispirochaeta sp.:
- a CDS encoding sugar ABC transporter permease, translating to MDLSKGWEKLTTSRRLAFAVFLVPGTIFFLLLVIYPVLSSFTYSLYSWNGLEREAFIGFQNFKTVFASDNPICARFWNAAGHNGYSLIFVVVFQSTVGFAFALMLFQDLPGTKFFRALVFLPVTLSIVVVGFLFNLMLHPTWGMVNAVVRLAGDPEFAFPWLGDPRTALTTILLINIWQWAGFPTLIFLSGLNNIPQPIIEATKLDGVSSFRRIKDIYLPLIVPQILTVLILTITGNLRMFDIVYSLTGPTGGPNYTTDVLGTLFYRTAFGGITGLANKGLGATIGIIIVIVTAVISLMVNKLLNKKRIQLEG from the coding sequence TTGGACCTATCGAAAGGTTGGGAAAAATTAACTACTTCGAGGAGACTGGCATTCGCCGTCTTCCTGGTGCCCGGCACCATCTTCTTCCTCCTGCTGGTTATCTACCCGGTACTCAGCTCGTTCACGTACAGCCTCTACTCATGGAACGGCCTGGAGCGGGAAGCCTTTATCGGTTTTCAGAACTTTAAAACCGTGTTCGCTTCGGATAATCCGATTTGTGCCAGATTTTGGAACGCAGCGGGGCATAACGGCTACTCGCTGATCTTCGTCGTGGTATTTCAGTCGACGGTGGGCTTTGCCTTCGCTCTTATGCTCTTCCAGGATCTTCCGGGGACCAAGTTCTTCCGCGCCCTCGTGTTCCTTCCGGTCACCCTCTCCATCGTTGTGGTGGGCTTCCTCTTTAATTTGATGCTCCATCCAACCTGGGGGATGGTCAATGCAGTTGTACGACTGGCAGGGGATCCGGAATTCGCCTTCCCATGGCTCGGAGATCCGCGAACCGCCTTGACCACGATCCTGCTGATAAACATCTGGCAGTGGGCGGGATTCCCGACGCTGATCTTTCTCTCCGGACTGAATAATATCCCGCAGCCGATTATCGAGGCGACCAAGCTCGACGGGGTATCGAGCTTTCGTCGAATTAAGGATATCTATCTTCCCTTGATCGTACCGCAGATCCTTACCGTCCTTATCCTGACCATTACCGGAAATCTCCGGATGTTCGACATCGTCTACTCCCTTACCGGACCTACCGGAGGTCCCAACTATACGACCGACGTGCTTGGAACCCTCTTCTATCGAACCGCCTTCGGCGGCATCACCGGCCTGGCGAATAAAGGGTTAGGAGCCACGATAGGTATAATCATCGTAATCGTAACGGCGGTTATATCCCTGATGGTAAACAAGTTGCTGAATAAAAAACGCATCCAGCTGGAAGGATAA
- a CDS encoding carbohydrate ABC transporter permease, translating to MNRKGFLRIKELGLARATLVYLFLVLSAVVIIVPLLFMYNSSLRTTRDLFTAPLALATDPQFSNYTDILIGQNFLLFLGNSIVITTGAMILNLLLSTSAAYALARYKFKISGPLYAFFLLGLMVPLRLASLPLFLLMRDIGILDTRFSLILVYAAWRFGFSILIFFGFFFALPDNIENAGRIDGANEYQLFGRVMLPLAKPGLVIAIIYNAVPIWNDFFFPLIFLRSEKLHPLPLAVATFFGEHSVQWGQLFAFLGLSILPIVLLYLVLSRYFIAGMLAGTFR from the coding sequence ATGAATCGAAAGGGATTTCTACGTATTAAAGAACTCGGCCTCGCCCGTGCGACCCTGGTGTACCTCTTCCTTGTACTATCGGCTGTGGTCATTATTGTGCCGCTCCTGTTCATGTACAACTCCTCCCTGCGTACAACCCGGGATCTCTTCACCGCTCCCCTGGCGCTGGCGACGGATCCGCAGTTCAGCAACTACACCGACATTCTGATCGGACAAAACTTCCTGCTCTTCCTCGGTAACAGCATCGTGATAACCACGGGCGCAATGATTCTCAACCTGCTGTTGAGTACCAGCGCCGCCTACGCCCTGGCCCGCTACAAATTCAAGATCTCCGGCCCCCTCTACGCGTTCTTTCTGCTGGGCCTGATGGTCCCCCTGCGACTGGCCTCACTGCCGCTCTTCCTCTTGATGAGGGACATCGGTATCCTCGATACCCGTTTCTCCCTCATCCTGGTGTACGCGGCGTGGCGTTTCGGTTTCTCGATATTGATCTTCTTCGGCTTCTTTTTCGCTCTCCCGGATAACATCGAGAACGCTGGCAGAATCGACGGCGCCAATGAGTACCAGCTTTTCGGGCGCGTGATGCTCCCCCTGGCGAAGCCGGGACTTGTTATAGCTATCATCTACAACGCGGTACCGATCTGGAACGATTTCTTCTTTCCCTTGATCTTTCTGCGATCCGAGAAGCTCCACCCCCTGCCCCTGGCGGTCGCGACCTTCTTCGGCGAGCACTCGGTTCAGTGGGGGCAACTCTTCGCCTTCCTGGGCCTGTCGATCCTGCCCATCGTTCTACTCTACCTGGTACTATCCCGCTACTTTATCGCCGGTATGCTGGCGGGTACCTTCCGGTGA
- a CDS encoding DUF1343 domain-containing protein — protein MTNLERTRPGIEVLIQAGPPPRSQRLGLLTNQSTIMPDGRSVWRALLEAEFPLARLFGPEHGFAAQAQDTVEIDDSILQGLNVVSLYGERRRPDPEHLQDLDAVIIDIQEIGCRYYTYLYTAAALIEECEILGIPALICDRPNPIGADIVEGGALPHGTESEVGGYGLAPRHGLTLGEYAQYLRTDFARSYTPYRSTARRRPTPSPKTTIFWMEHYRREMLFSGTALPWKPPSPNLPGPDTALVYPGTCLFEGTNISEGRGTTRPFEIVGAPWLEAEKLRDTLSSMELPGVIFSTAAFVPTFSAFAGEACRGVQLHVTDPASYNALRTGVEMLHTIRAQNPNTFSWRPLWEDPTRSFIDHLAGGSAFRDAIDRGCSSEDAYRLLCRNTEEYARAREESLHYPGAAI, from the coding sequence GTGACGAATCTGGAGAGAACGCGGCCGGGAATCGAAGTACTAATCCAAGCGGGACCGCCCCCTCGGTCACAGCGGCTGGGGCTTCTGACCAACCAGTCGACAATAATGCCGGATGGACGGTCGGTGTGGCGAGCCCTGCTGGAGGCGGAATTCCCGCTTGCGCGACTCTTCGGTCCGGAGCACGGCTTCGCCGCCCAAGCCCAGGACACGGTGGAGATCGACGACTCGATCCTGCAGGGTCTGAATGTCGTCTCTCTCTACGGGGAACGCAGACGACCGGATCCCGAACATCTTCAGGACCTGGATGCAGTGATAATCGACATCCAGGAAATAGGCTGCCGTTACTACACCTATCTCTACACCGCCGCGGCGCTCATCGAAGAGTGCGAGATCCTCGGAATCCCCGCTCTCATCTGCGACCGGCCCAACCCGATCGGAGCCGACATCGTCGAGGGAGGCGCCCTGCCCCACGGTACGGAGAGCGAAGTCGGCGGCTACGGTCTGGCTCCCCGGCACGGTCTGACTCTTGGAGAGTACGCCCAGTACCTTAGAACCGATTTCGCCCGCTCCTATACACCCTATCGAAGCACTGCACGCCGCCGACCTACGCCGTCGCCGAAAACAACTATCTTCTGGATGGAACACTATCGTCGGGAGATGCTCTTTTCGGGGACGGCTCTCCCCTGGAAACCGCCTTCGCCGAATCTACCCGGACCGGACACGGCACTGGTGTACCCGGGGACCTGCCTCTTTGAGGGGACCAATATCTCCGAAGGGCGAGGAACCACCAGACCCTTCGAGATCGTCGGAGCCCCCTGGCTCGAGGCCGAAAAGCTTCGGGACACCTTAAGCTCCATGGAACTACCTGGCGTCATCTTCTCGACGGCGGCCTTCGTTCCCACCTTCTCGGCCTTCGCCGGCGAGGCATGTCGGGGCGTTCAGCTCCACGTAACGGATCCGGCGAGTTATAACGCCCTGCGCACCGGGGTTGAGATGCTCCACACAATTCGCGCTCAAAATCCGAACACGTTCTCCTGGCGCCCCCTATGGGAGGACCCGACGCGGTCGTTTATCGACCACCTCGCGGGGGGGTCCGCCTTCAGAGATGCCATCGATCGGGGCTGCTCTTCCGAGGATGCGTATCGACTGCTCTGTCGCAACACTGAAGAGTACGCCCGGGCCCGGGAAGAGTCCCTCCACTATCCGGGAGCAGCAATCTGA